Proteins from one Sabethes cyaneus chromosome 2, idSabCyanKW18_F2, whole genome shotgun sequence genomic window:
- the LOC128733490 gene encoding catenin delta-2 — protein MHSEDELIARTHKQQTTQQITTVTKVVREVKQLGPDGQPFDYVAMPLDMGPDGQPLDYGSMPMGIYTTRSQYMNYNHLDQQEQLAAAASQSHLQGPGVKGMGGPNDKGQYQPHYQDYEHYSQYADSAYDPSGVHHPPHPQSYLGEYQINDRSTPHNSSENSESSIPLPMNVPQMGNPSANLLPPGYLQGQYDEMGEYVIAPSPGGPVDRLYPDNPSAMVYGYVSTPPYGTISSHGHLDPTGAGEPTYATKQLAYEAAASAGQRGIVPPEGACYYDAEDDLPQHMSNLQIHNHVFLQHHIITSPGGNNRSAGNGPPDGPDLDDQRQMKWRDPNLTEVIGFLSHPNNAIKANAAAYLQHLCYMDDPNKQRTRTLGGVPPLVKLLGHEHTDVYRNACGALRNLSYGRQNDENKRAINSAGGIQALIHLLRRTSESDIKELVTGIIWNMSSCEDLKRFIIDDAILVIVSYIIIPHSGWDPTNPGETCWSTVFRNASGILRNVSSAGEYARKKLRECEGLVDSLLYVIRIAIEKSNIGNKIVENCVCILRNLSYRCQEVEDPNYDKNPIPHHSSADGSHGSAIVSAASSKGENLGCFGASKKKKEQQAAAVAAQQAAEPKDHSTANGDPARMAYKNTAHYKGAEQLWQPDVVHSYLALLQSCSNPETLEAAAGALQNLAACYWQPSIEIRATVRKEKGLPILVELLRMEVDRVVCAVATALRNLAIDQRNKELIGKYAMRDLVQKLPSGNPQCDQGTSDDTIAAVLATLNEVIKKNAEFARSLLEAGGVERLMNMTRQRLKYTPRVLKFAGQLLFTMWQHQELRDTYKKHGWKEQDFVTKTIASRNVNSSNGGSYSDNSPNSPNNTLNRPMASQSGTRYEDRTMKRQQTANNGGQAMSLPPSDGTLKMGR, from the exons ATGCATAGTGAGGATGAACTAATCGCCCGTACTCACAAACAGCAAACGACACAGCAAATCACGACCGTAACGAAGGTCGTGCGCGAGGTAAAACAGTTAGGACCGGATGGACAGCCGTTTGATTATGTAGCAATGCCACTCGATATGGGACCCGATGGACAACCGCTCGACTATGGGTCGATGCCGATGGGAATCTACACGACTAGGTCGCAATACATGAACTACAATCATCTGGACCAGCAGGAGCAGCTGGCAGCTGCCGCATCACAATCCCATCTTCAGGGACCCGGTGTAAAGGGAATGGGAGGACCGAACGATAAGGGACAGTATCAGCCACACTATCAGGACTACGAACACTACTCTCAGTATGCAGATTCTGCCTACGATCCATCTGGAGTTCATCACCCTCCCCACCCACAGTCATACCTCGGAGAGTATCAGATAAACGACCGTTCAACGCCCCATAATTCGAGCGAAAACAGCGAATCTTCGATACCCCTTCCGATGAATGTGCCTCAGATGGGCAATCCATCAGCAAATCTGCTTCCACCGGGCTATCTACAGGGTCAGTACGATGAAATGGGTGAGTACGTCATAGCACCGTCCCCGGGTGGCCCCGTAGATAGACTTTATCCGGATAATCCATCCGCTATGGTGTACGGTTACGTATCGACTCCTCCCTACGGAACAATCAGTTCCCACGGCCACCTGGACCCAACCGGGGCCGGTGAACCAACGTATGCTACGAAACAACTTGCCTACGAAGCGGCTGCCAGTGCAGGTCAACGAGGTATCGTCCCCCCGGAAGGTGCCTGTTACTACGATGCTGAAGACGATCTCCCGCAGCACATGTCGAACCTGCAAATCCACAACCATGTCTTTCTGCAGCACCACATCATAACGTCACCGGGAGGAAATAACCGATCTGCCGGCAACGGGCCACCTGATGGCCCCGACCTAGACGATCAACGTCAGATGAAATGGCGAGATCCGAACCTAACCGAAGTAATCGGTTTCCTTAGTCATCCCAACAACGCCATCAAAGCCAACGCCGCCGCATACCTGCAGCATCTTTGCTATATGGACGATCCGAACAAGCAGCGAACACGAACTCTGGGCGGTGTTCCTCCACTGGTCAAACTACTGGGCCATGAACACACTGACGTTTACCGAAATGCCTGTGGTGCTCTGCGGAATCTTTCATACGGTCGTCAGAATGACGAGAATAAGCGTGCAATCAATAGTGCCGGTGGAATCCAGGCGCTCATTCATTTGCTTCGGAGAACCTCTGAGTCCGACATCAAGGAGCTGGTAACCGGAATCATCTGGAACATGTCGTCCTGCGAAGATCTGAAGCGATTCATCATCGATGATGCCATCCTAGTAATCGTATCGTACATTATCATCCCTCACTCGGGCTGGGATCCCACTAATCCGGGCGAAACCTGCTGGAGTACGGTATTTCGGAATGCCTCGGGAATCCTGCGAAACGTGAGTTCGGCCGGTGAGTATGCGCGGAAAAAGCTGCGCGAATGCGAAGGCCTAGTCGATTCCCTTCTGTACGTGATAAGGATAGCGATCGAGAAGTCCAACATCGGAAACAAAATTGTGGAAAATTGTGTGTGTATACTGCGAAATCTTTCCTACCGTTGTCAGGAAGTGGAAGATCCAAACTACGACAAAAATCCCATCCCGCACCACAGTAGTGCGGATGGGTCGCACGGCAGTGCTATAGTGAGTGCGGCCTCGTCGAAAGGTGAGAACCTCGGTTGCTTCGGTGCGagtaagaagaaaaaagaacagCAAGCGGCGGCAGTTGCGGCCCAGCAGGCCGCCGAGCCGAAGGATCACTCTACAGCTAACGGGGATCCGGCGAGGATGGCTTATAAAAATACTGCACATTATAAAG GAGCTGAGCAACTGTGGCAGCCCGACGTTGTACATTCCTATCTTGCCTTACTGCAGAGTTGCTCGAATCCGGAAACATTGGAAGCAGCGGCCGGAGCGTTGCAGAACCTGGCTGCCTGCTACTGGCAGCCGAGTATAGAAATCCGCGCTACCGTACGGAAGGAGAAGGGCCTTCCCATCCTAGTGGAGCTGCTGCGGATGGAGGTGGACCGAGTGGTGTGTGCGGTTGCGACAGCCCTTCGGAATTTAGCTATTGACCAAAGAAATAAAGAATTGATCGGAAAGTACGCGATGCGGGATTTGGTCCAAAAGTTACCCTCGGGGAATCCACAGTGTGATCAGGGTACCTCGGACGACACAATTGCAGCCGTGCTGGCCACGCTCAATGAAGTGATTAAAAAGAATGCCGAGTTTGCTCGCTCGCTGCTGGAAGCCGGGGGAGTTGAACGGCTGATGAACATGACCCGACAGCGGCTAAAATATACTCCCCGTGTGTTGAAGTTTGCCGGCCAGTTGCTGTTCACGATGTGGCAACATCAGGAGCTGAGAGACACCTACAAGAAACATGGCTGGAAGGAGCAGGACTTTGTGACGAAAACAATCGCCTCGCGTAATGTGAACAGCAGCAACGGAGGCAGCTACAGTGACAATTCACCAAACTCACCCAACAACACGCTGAACCGTCCGATGGCATCCCAGAGTGGTACCAGATACGAAGACCGTACCATGAAACGCCAGCAAACGGCAAATAACGGCGGCCAAGCCATGTCCCTGCCACCCAGTGATGGAACTTTGAAAATGG GCAGATGA